From Xiphophorus couchianus chromosome 23, X_couchianus-1.0, whole genome shotgun sequence, one genomic window encodes:
- the ctbp1 gene encoding C-terminal-binding protein 1, with the protein MGSSHLLNKGMPLGIRPPIMNGPMHPRPLVALLDGRDCTVEMPILKDVATVAFCDAQSTQEIHEKVLNEAVGALMYHTITLMREDLEKFKALRIIVRIGSGYDNIDIKSAGELGIAVCNMPAASVEETADSTLCHILTLYRRTTWLHQALREGTRVQSVEQIREVASGAARIRGETLGLIGLGRVGQAVALRAKVFGFNVIFYDPYLADGVERSLGLQRVTTLQDLLFHSDCVSLHCSLNEHNHHLINDFTIKQMRQGAFLVNTARGGLVDEKALAQALKEGRIRGAALDVHETEPFSFSQGPLKDAPNLICTPHAAWYSEQASLEMREEAAREIRRAVTGRIPDSLKNCVNKEFLSPNNHWAVDPAAVHPELNGAYRYPPGVVSLPAGGLPPPVEGIVPSAVPITHTLPPAAAHPPHAPSPGQNTVKPPEGDREQHPSDQL; encoded by the exons ATGGGAAGCTCACATCTCCTCAACAAAGGCATGCCTCTAG GCATCAGACCTCCCATCATGAACGGGCCGATGCACCCGCGCCCCCTGGTGGCGCTGCTGGACGGCAGAGACTGCACCGTGGAGATGCCCATCCTGAAGGACGTCGCAACCGTGGCGTTCTGCGACGCTCAGTCCACACAGGAGATCCACGAGAAG GTGCTAAACGAAGCTGTGGGGGCGTTGATGTACCACACCATCACCCTGATGAGGGAAGACCTGGAGAAGTTCAAGGCGTTGCGCATCATCGTTCGCATAGGCAGCGGCTACGACAACATAGACATCAAATCCGCCGGGGAGCTTG GTATAGCTGTGTGCAACATGCCGGCAGCATCGGTGGAGGAGACGGCAGACTCCACGCTGTGCCACATCCTCACCCTGTACCGACGCACCACCTGGCTGCACCAG GCTCTCCGGGAAGGGACGCGTGTTCAGAGCGTGGAGCAGATCCGAGAGGTGGCGTCAGGCGCGGCCAGGATCAGAGGAGAGACGCTGGGACTCATTGGGCTCG GCCGGGTCGGCCAGGCCGTCGCCCTGCGAGCCAAGGTCTTCGGCTTCAACGTGATTTTCTACGACCCTTATTTGGCCGACGGCGTAGAAAGGTCCCTGGGGCTCCAACGGGTCACCACCCTACAG GACCTTCTCTTCCACTCTGACTGTGTCTCTCTGCACTGCAGCCTCAACGAGCACAACCACCACCTGATCAACGACTTCACCATCAAACAG ATGCGGCAGGGGGCGTTCCTGGTGAACACAGCCAGGGGGGGCCTGGTGGATGAAAAGGCTCTGGCTCAGGCTCTGAAGGAGGGCAGGATACGCGGGGCGGCTCTGGACGTCCATGAGACAGAACCTTTCAG CTTCAGTCAGGGTCCACTGAAGGATGCTCCCAACCTGATCTGCACGCCGCACGCTGCCTGGTACAGCGAACAGGCATCACTGGAGATGAGAGAAGAGGCGGCGAGGGAAATCCGGAGGGCAGTGACAG gTCGGATCCCAGACAGTCTGAAGAATTGCGTGAATAAAGAGTTTCTCTCACCCAACAACCACTGGGCCGTCGACCCGGCTGCGGTCCACCCTGAGCTCAACGGCGCCTACAG GTACCCCCCCGGGGTGGTGAGCTTGCCGGCCGGTGGCCTCCCTCCGCCCGTCGAAGGCATCGTCCCGAGCGCCGTGCCCATCACGCACACCCTCCCGCCCGCTGCCGCACACCCGCCCCACGCGCCGTCTCCCGGACAGAACACGGTGAAGCCACCAGAGGGGGACAGAGAGCAGCACCCCAGCGACCAGCTGTAG